One Desulfatitalea tepidiphila genomic region harbors:
- a CDS encoding ATP-binding protein, which yields MLPKTKSKPKHTLSDLTALVYGPSKIGKSTWCSKADDALFLATEPGLNALEVFQTPITCWDDLLQACAEIAEGKHEFKTIVVDTVDNAYKMCSDYVCKKFKIEHESDLGYGKGYALINNEFQRVINKLAFLPYGLILISHSQERDIETRTGKHTRIVPTLPEKARKLVTGLVDLILFCDLDMKTGEDGKPVWQRVMRTKPSPNYDAGDRTGRLPEVIPLDFSSFMKAFNNTAAGAAASAARPKPEPTASAAAKPQQ from the coding sequence ATGCTTCCCAAGACCAAAAGCAAACCCAAACACACGCTCTCGGACCTCACCGCTCTGGTGTACGGCCCGAGCAAGATCGGCAAGAGCACCTGGTGCTCCAAGGCCGATGATGCACTGTTCCTGGCGACCGAGCCGGGCCTGAACGCCCTGGAGGTGTTTCAGACCCCGATCACCTGCTGGGACGATCTTCTGCAGGCCTGCGCGGAAATCGCCGAGGGCAAGCACGAGTTCAAGACCATCGTCGTCGACACGGTGGATAACGCCTACAAGATGTGCTCGGACTACGTCTGCAAGAAATTCAAGATCGAGCACGAGTCCGACCTGGGCTACGGCAAGGGCTACGCGCTGATCAACAACGAGTTCCAGCGCGTCATCAACAAGCTCGCCTTCCTGCCCTATGGGTTGATCCTGATCTCCCACTCCCAGGAACGGGACATCGAGACCCGGACCGGCAAACACACCCGCATCGTGCCGACGCTGCCGGAAAAGGCGCGGAAGCTGGTCACCGGTCTGGTGGACCTGATTCTGTTCTGCGACCTGGACATGAAAACCGGCGAGGACGGCAAGCCGGTCTGGCAGCGCGTGATGCGCACCAAGCCCAGTCCCAACTACGACGCCGGTGACCGCACCGGCCGACTCCCCGAAGTCATCCCCCTCGATTTTTCGAGCTTCATGAAAGCGTTCAACAACACGGCAGCCGGAGCTGCGGCGAGTGCCGCCCGGCCGAAGCCGGAGCCGACCGCGAGTGCGGCGGCGAAACCCCAACAGTAA
- the lexA gene encoding transcriptional repressor LexA: MGKAKTDEITPLQRKTLEEICRFVDAKGFPPTVKELSEIFEISPASAHDRINQLVRKGYLKREDGKSRGIAVARRPSEMAASLVSVPVVGMVAAGRPILAEENITGQVLVESDVVRSGQHFALRAVGDSMVGAGINDGDLIIVRQQPIAEDGDIVVALFNDEATVKRLRIKDELIELVPENPEVRKIRIRPEDDLRVLGKVVGWKRN, encoded by the coding sequence ATGGGCAAAGCGAAAACGGATGAGATAACGCCGTTGCAGCGAAAAACGCTCGAAGAGATATGTCGTTTCGTCGATGCCAAGGGTTTTCCTCCAACGGTGAAAGAACTGAGTGAGATCTTTGAAATCAGCCCGGCCAGCGCCCACGACCGAATCAATCAACTGGTGCGCAAGGGATACCTGAAGCGAGAGGACGGAAAGTCGCGAGGCATAGCTGTTGCCCGCCGCCCCAGTGAGATGGCTGCCTCTCTGGTTTCAGTTCCTGTTGTGGGTATGGTGGCCGCTGGCCGCCCCATCCTGGCCGAAGAGAACATCACAGGCCAGGTGCTGGTCGAGTCGGACGTCGTTCGTTCCGGACAGCACTTCGCACTCCGTGCGGTGGGGGACAGCATGGTCGGTGCCGGTATCAACGATGGCGATTTGATCATTGTGCGGCAGCAGCCCATCGCCGAGGACGGTGACATCGTTGTGGCGCTGTTCAACGACGAAGCGACCGTTAAGCGGTTGAGAATCAAAGACGAGCTCATCGAATTGGTGCCCGAGAACCCGGAGGTACGGAAGATCCGAATCAGGCCGGAGGATGACCTTCGCGTGTTGGGCAAGGTCGTTGGGTGGAAACGGAATTGA
- a CDS encoding PD-(D/E)XK nuclease family protein: MSELMTTTYSMWRLFRNCRMACKWRYIDELVPLERDPNLAFGSVIHDCLECWHGERDLAKVLDHIDRTYPNRAQDDHQQADWHLARAMMSAYAEHYPAEEFEVVALEKTFEGPIVNPATGATSRSFILAGKVDGIVRQDGQYFLLEHKTASQIDASYLERLWTDFQIILYAWYLEQTHGITVSGIIYNVLVKAKLRQGKGETEVEFEARRAELIAKSKTGKSSAKRKLPEDDDTFQQRLQEKYLEPGMFHREVLYISRDQFEELRAELWELSKAMLDARRRDTFYRNTSYCFQYGRPCAYFQLCRSGGNPNVIENHFQRIAPHEELRDGAGEDAAPVF, from the coding sequence ATGAGCGAGCTGATGACCACCACCTATTCCATGTGGCGTCTGTTCCGCAACTGCCGCATGGCCTGCAAGTGGCGCTACATCGACGAGCTGGTGCCGCTCGAGCGCGACCCCAATCTGGCCTTCGGCTCGGTCATTCACGACTGCCTGGAGTGCTGGCACGGCGAGCGGGATCTGGCCAAGGTCCTCGACCACATCGACCGGACATATCCGAACCGGGCGCAGGACGATCATCAACAGGCCGACTGGCATCTCGCCCGAGCCATGATGAGCGCCTATGCGGAACACTACCCGGCCGAAGAATTCGAGGTCGTCGCGCTCGAAAAGACCTTCGAAGGTCCCATCGTCAACCCGGCGACAGGCGCGACCTCGCGCAGTTTCATTCTCGCCGGAAAGGTGGACGGCATCGTCCGTCAAGATGGTCAGTATTTCCTGCTGGAACACAAAACCGCTTCACAGATCGACGCCAGTTACCTGGAACGGCTGTGGACCGACTTCCAGATCATCCTCTACGCCTGGTACCTGGAGCAGACCCACGGCATCACGGTCAGCGGCATCATCTACAACGTCCTGGTCAAGGCCAAGCTGCGCCAGGGCAAGGGTGAGACCGAAGTCGAATTCGAGGCCCGCCGGGCGGAGCTGATCGCCAAGTCGAAAACCGGCAAGAGCAGCGCCAAGCGCAAGCTGCCCGAGGACGACGACACCTTTCAGCAGCGGCTCCAGGAGAAATACCTCGAGCCGGGCATGTTCCACCGCGAGGTGCTCTACATCTCCCGCGACCAGTTCGAGGAACTGCGGGCGGAGCTGTGGGAACTCTCCAAGGCCATGCTCGACGCCCGTCGGCGCGACACCTTCTACCGCAACACCAGCTACTGCTTCCAGTACGGAAGGCCCTGCGCCTACTTCCAGCTCTGCCGCTCGGGCGGCAACCCCAACGTCATCGAAAACCATTTCCAACGGATCGCCCCGCACGAAGAGCTGCGGGACGGAGCCGGTGAAGACGCCGCTCCGGTGTTTTGA
- a CDS encoding sigma-70 family RNA polymerase sigma factor → MVSQNSYDGIDKYAADLIRHKARQLVGKAGFTEDDRPDLEQELMIDLLQRMRHFNPAKAKKTTFMARIVERHISTILEARFAQCRDWRLCQTSLNEPLDNGEGDTTERIEFLDSEGSLGGGTRETRERLAHEIRMDLGQAIASLPEELRDLCVRLHDSTMAEVAREMGIPRTTLYDRLSKLRDAFREAGLEDYL, encoded by the coding sequence ATGGTTTCACAAAATTCTTACGACGGCATCGACAAGTATGCCGCCGACCTCATTCGGCACAAAGCACGTCAACTCGTAGGCAAGGCCGGATTCACCGAGGACGACAGACCCGACCTCGAACAGGAACTGATGATCGATCTGCTGCAGCGGATGCGGCATTTCAATCCCGCCAAGGCCAAGAAGACCACCTTCATGGCCCGGATCGTCGAACGTCACATCTCCACCATCCTGGAGGCCCGGTTCGCCCAATGCCGGGACTGGCGGCTCTGCCAAACCTCACTCAACGAACCCCTCGACAACGGCGAAGGCGACACCACCGAGCGGATCGAGTTCCTGGACAGCGAAGGTTCTCTGGGAGGCGGCACCCGCGAGACAAGGGAGCGCCTCGCCCATGAGATCCGCATGGATCTCGGCCAGGCCATCGCCTCGCTGCCGGAAGAGCTCCGGGATCTGTGCGTGCGCCTGCACGACAGCACCATGGCCGAAGTCGCCCGGGAGATGGGCATTCCCAGAACCACCCTCTACGACCGGCTGAGCAAGCTCCGGGACGCGTTCCGCGAGGCCGGGCTCGAGGACTACCTGTGA
- the recD2 gene encoding SF1B family DNA helicase RecD2, which yields MPKRNESNPARLRGRIERVYYAGPKFSAGRLLTPTGEEVQFAGNLFARENQPVVLLGSWATHPKYGRQFKVDGMEHDLELDPEGLIHYLANHPEIKGIGPAKARLIVESFGDAFEETLLNDPERIALKARLPLDAAKRLRDEWLKNRSVNTIMAWLSAFGLTHHQVTTLVERLGGNCLDILKEDPYILIREIRGFGFKKVDKIARKLGTPKDHTPRIRAGLNFCVREALDNGHCWIEYEDLVDQANLLLVMDALDSRVRIESALDALIEEQALSCDSHGGRFVVALPEIVRMERELAALFGQAETPNPHFQSVKKLDALIRRCAATLNEKQLDAVRSALNHSISLISGGAGSGKSYTISVINTICEESDLEVVLAAPTGKAAKRLEEVSGRSGTTIHRLLGYDGKGFSRSKENPIDADVLVVDECSMVDVPLAWHLFEAVDLSRTTVLLVGDHNQLPPVGPGNILRDLIQTRAIPTVILDKVVRQAGVLKENCTSVLKGEVRKTSEASVGGCRDWYLVDQFTDPMAARSFLLELFQERLDALGFDIIKDVQVLTPTHKGPLGTKELNEELQRLIQRKLWNTEVPPVAMGRRAPFLKHDKVIQTRNNYDLNVMNGAIGYVVDVLANGTLVIDFDGMPVELEKGSPDLQDLQLAYALTIHKTQGSEFPCAVVVVHKAHSFMHHRNLLYTGVTRARRTAIVLGDHWGIQNCAKRCQVDDRRTFMPLFLDAAQHAEDDFARVAEAE from the coding sequence ATGCCAAAAAGAAATGAGAGTAACCCGGCGCGACTCCGGGGAAGAATAGAGCGCGTTTACTATGCCGGACCCAAGTTCTCCGCAGGCCGACTGCTCACCCCGACCGGTGAGGAAGTCCAGTTCGCGGGCAATTTGTTCGCCCGGGAAAATCAGCCTGTGGTCCTGCTCGGGTCGTGGGCCACCCATCCCAAATACGGCCGTCAGTTCAAGGTCGACGGGATGGAGCACGACCTCGAACTCGATCCGGAGGGGCTGATCCACTATCTGGCCAACCATCCGGAGATCAAGGGCATTGGTCCGGCCAAGGCCAGATTGATCGTCGAGAGTTTCGGAGACGCCTTTGAAGAAACCCTTCTGAACGACCCCGAGCGCATTGCGCTCAAGGCCCGACTGCCGCTGGACGCGGCCAAGCGGCTGCGTGACGAATGGTTGAAGAACCGTAGCGTCAACACCATCATGGCCTGGCTGTCGGCATTCGGCCTGACCCATCATCAGGTCACCACCCTGGTCGAAAGACTCGGCGGCAACTGCCTCGATATCCTGAAGGAAGACCCGTACATCCTCATTCGGGAGATCCGGGGATTCGGCTTCAAGAAGGTCGACAAGATTGCCCGCAAGCTGGGAACCCCCAAGGACCATACCCCTCGTATCCGGGCCGGGTTGAATTTCTGCGTCCGTGAAGCCCTGGACAATGGCCACTGCTGGATCGAATACGAGGATCTGGTCGACCAGGCCAATCTACTGCTGGTCATGGATGCCCTGGATAGCCGGGTTCGTATCGAGAGCGCCCTCGACGCGCTCATCGAAGAACAGGCGCTTTCCTGCGATTCCCACGGCGGGCGTTTCGTGGTCGCTCTGCCGGAGATCGTCCGCATGGAGCGGGAGCTGGCCGCGCTGTTCGGCCAGGCCGAAACACCCAACCCTCATTTTCAGTCCGTCAAGAAACTCGATGCTCTGATTCGGCGCTGCGCGGCGACGCTGAACGAGAAGCAGCTCGACGCAGTGCGCTCGGCACTCAATCACAGCATCAGCCTGATCTCGGGTGGAGCCGGTTCGGGCAAGAGCTACACCATCTCGGTCATCAACACCATCTGCGAGGAGAGCGATCTGGAGGTCGTGCTCGCCGCGCCGACCGGTAAGGCCGCCAAGCGCCTGGAGGAAGTCAGCGGTCGCAGCGGCACCACCATTCACCGCCTGCTCGGCTATGACGGCAAGGGTTTCTCGCGCAGCAAGGAGAATCCCATCGATGCCGACGTCTTGGTGGTCGACGAGTGTTCGATGGTCGACGTGCCGCTGGCCTGGCACCTGTTCGAGGCGGTCGATTTGTCGCGGACCACGGTGCTGCTGGTCGGCGATCACAACCAACTTCCGCCGGTGGGACCCGGAAACATCCTGCGCGATCTGATTCAGACACGTGCCATTCCCACGGTCATCCTCGACAAGGTCGTGCGCCAGGCTGGCGTCCTCAAAGAGAACTGCACCTCCGTTCTCAAGGGCGAGGTGCGCAAGACCAGCGAGGCGTCGGTGGGCGGATGTCGGGATTGGTATCTGGTGGATCAGTTCACCGACCCGATGGCTGCACGCTCGTTCCTGCTGGAGCTGTTTCAGGAGCGGCTTGACGCCCTGGGTTTCGACATCATCAAGGACGTGCAGGTGCTGACGCCGACCCACAAGGGGCCGCTCGGCACCAAGGAATTGAACGAGGAACTGCAGCGGCTCATCCAGCGCAAACTCTGGAACACCGAGGTGCCGCCGGTCGCCATGGGACGCCGCGCCCCGTTTCTCAAGCACGACAAGGTCATCCAGACCCGGAACAATTACGACCTGAACGTGATGAACGGTGCCATCGGCTATGTGGTCGATGTTCTCGCGAACGGCACTCTGGTCATCGATTTCGACGGCATGCCGGTGGAGCTGGAAAAGGGTTCGCCCGACCTGCAGGATCTGCAGCTCGCCTATGCGCTCACCATTCACAAAACCCAGGGTTCCGAGTTCCCCTGCGCCGTGGTGGTGGTCCACAAGGCGCATTCCTTCATGCACCACCGCAATCTGCTCTACACCGGGGTGACCCGCGCCCGGCGCACAGCCATTGTCCTGGGCGACCATTGGGGCATCCAGAACTGCGCCAAGCGGTGCCAGGTGGATGACCGCCGGACCTTCATGCCCCTGTTCCTGGACGCCGCCCAGCACGCGGAAGACGACTTCGCCCGTGTCGCGGAGGCCGAATGA
- a CDS encoding ERCC4 domain-containing protein — MMDRITVVVDTREQEPYSFDSDKVSAVRKALPAGDYSLVGLEERVAVERKSLTDFVSTVIRGRKRFHRELEKLSAYESACVVVECNFRDLVDGRYRSDAHPHALIGTVASIVVDFGVPVYFCSDRQAACRFVEEYLTRFHRRIARCQKEMRVTRRDSGEE, encoded by the coding sequence ATGATGGACCGGATCACCGTTGTCGTCGACACCCGCGAACAGGAGCCCTACAGCTTCGATAGTGACAAGGTTTCGGCGGTTCGCAAGGCGCTGCCCGCCGGTGATTACTCACTGGTCGGCCTTGAGGAACGGGTGGCGGTGGAGCGCAAATCTCTGACGGATTTCGTCTCCACCGTCATCCGGGGGCGAAAGCGGTTTCACCGCGAGCTGGAAAAGCTCTCCGCCTACGAATCCGCCTGCGTGGTTGTCGAGTGCAACTTTCGCGATCTGGTCGATGGCCGCTACCGCAGCGATGCCCACCCGCATGCGCTGATTGGAACGGTCGCCTCCATCGTCGTCGACTTCGGTGTCCCCGTCTACTTCTGCTCGGACCGGCAGGCCGCCTGCCGTTTTGTCGAGGAGTACCTGACACGTTTTCACCGGAGGATCGCGAGATGCCAAAAAGAAATGAGAGTAACCCGGCGCGACTCCGGGGAAGAATAG
- a CDS encoding DUF669 domain-containing protein has translation MEHYENQSSSNLDLAQFDDAFETAEVEEREFEAVPDGKYQVNVDRVELTRAQTSGNPMLKWTLRILAPTHKGRLLWRNNVMASNENIKWLKQDLYTCGLQLQKLSDLPGHLEQLLNIKLEVTKRTRGENENIYFNRRIVMADDAGAPGAAMDDMIPF, from the coding sequence ATGGAACACTACGAAAACCAATCCAGCAGCAACCTCGACCTGGCGCAGTTCGACGACGCCTTTGAAACCGCCGAAGTCGAGGAACGCGAGTTCGAGGCCGTCCCCGACGGCAAGTACCAGGTCAACGTCGACCGGGTCGAACTGACCCGCGCCCAGACCTCGGGCAACCCCATGCTCAAGTGGACCCTGCGCATTCTCGCGCCGACCCACAAGGGTCGTCTGCTCTGGCGCAACAACGTCATGGCCAGCAACGAGAACATCAAGTGGCTCAAGCAGGACCTCTACACCTGCGGGCTGCAGCTCCAGAAGCTCTCCGACCTGCCGGGCCACCTCGAGCAGCTTCTCAACATCAAGCTGGAGGTGACCAAGCGCACTCGCGGTGAAAACGAGAACATCTACTTCAACCGTCGCATTGTCATGGCCGACGATGCCGGGGCTCCCGGCGCGGCGATGGACGACATGATCCCGTTCTGA